A window of the Bdellovibrionota bacterium genome harbors these coding sequences:
- a CDS encoding type II toxin-antitoxin system VapB family antitoxin produces MRTTLILPEDVLRQAMDLSKARTKTEAVVLSLRTFVRLKLRESLAKAGGSLKSLASTREIVRGRRKR; encoded by the coding sequence ATGCGAACCACGTTAATCCTTCCTGAGGATGTTTTGCGGCAGGCGATGGACCTATCCAAGGCCCGCACAAAAACCGAGGCCGTAGTGTTGAGTCTCCGGACCTTCGTTCGTCTGAAGCTTCGCGAGAGCCTGGCCAAAGCGGGCGGCTCGCTCAAGTCCCTTGCCTCCACCCGAGAGATCGTTCGTGGCCGCCGGAAACGTTGA